A part of Gammaproteobacteria bacterium genomic DNA contains:
- a CDS encoding phosphate ABC transporter substrate-binding protein: MALTGIILLQPPLLKAADDRLTLTGSSTVAPLALEIGKRFEKQNPGIRIDVQTGGSTRGVMDARAGLADIGMASRALKPKENDLTAHTIALDGIGIILHRDNPVVALSDQQIIAIYTGRITNWRKVGGKDARITVVNKAEGRSTLELFLHHLMLKNSAIKPHVVIGDNQQGIKTVAGNPNAIGYVSIGTAEFEATQGTPIKLLPMAGIAASVENVRNHTFPLSRPLNLVTRGEPSTLVRRFIDFAQSEAVDDLIQAQYFVAP; the protein is encoded by the coding sequence ATTGCGCTTACAGGCATTATCCTGCTCCAGCCCCCGCTATTGAAAGCGGCCGATGACCGGCTGACCCTTACCGGCTCCAGCACCGTGGCGCCGCTTGCGCTGGAAATTGGTAAACGTTTTGAAAAACAAAATCCCGGTATTCGCATTGATGTGCAGACCGGCGGTTCGACGCGCGGCGTGATGGACGCCCGCGCGGGGCTGGCGGATATCGGCATGGCCTCCCGCGCCCTCAAGCCGAAGGAGAACGACCTCACGGCCCATACCATCGCCCTTGATGGCATCGGCATCATCCTGCACCGCGACAACCCGGTGGTCGCGCTGAGTGACCAACAGATCATCGCCATCTACACCGGCCGCATCACGAATTGGCGCAAGGTCGGCGGTAAAGATGCGCGCATCACGGTGGTCAACAAGGCGGAGGGACGCTCGACCCTGGAGCTGTTCCTGCATCATCTCATGCTGAAAAACAGCGCGATCAAACCCCATGTGGTGATCGGCGACAACCAGCAGGGCATCAAAACCGTGGCGGGCAATCCTAACGCCATCGGTTATGTCTCCATCGGTACCGCCGAGTTCGAAGCCACCCAGGGCACCCCGATCAAACTGTTGCCCATGGCGGGCATTGCCGCAAGTGTCGAGAATGTACGCAACCACACCTTCCCGTTGTCACGGCCACTCAACCTGGTGACCAGGGGTGAGCCTTCAACCCTGGTCCGGCGCTTTATCGATTTCGCCCAATCGGAGGCTGTTGATGATCTTATCCAGGCCCAGTATTTCGTTGCGCCGTAA
- a CDS encoding arsenate reductase ArsC, with protein sequence MLLTPSAPQRHSVLVLCTGNSARSIMAEALFNHVAAQRFTAYSAGSHPVGVVNPFALEQIDRLGMDTSGFRSKSWSEFTGPEAPPLDFVITVCDNAAGESCPHFPGAQQRIHWGLPDPAAAGPSEEEKRLAFKACFDTLKNRIQVLAGQPRIDIDNLAALMQQLAHDRVPTEIWY encoded by the coding sequence ATGCTGCTGACACCATCCGCGCCGCAACGCCATAGTGTCCTGGTGCTCTGCACCGGCAATTCGGCGCGCAGCATCATGGCCGAGGCATTATTCAACCACGTGGCCGCCCAACGCTTCACCGCCTACAGTGCGGGCAGCCACCCGGTGGGCGTGGTAAACCCCTTTGCCCTGGAACAGATTGATCGCCTGGGTATGGACACAAGCGGCTTTCGCAGCAAGAGCTGGTCGGAATTCACGGGGCCGGAAGCGCCGCCGCTGGATTTCGTCATTACGGTGTGTGACAACGCCGCCGGGGAAAGCTGCCCGCATTTCCCGGGCGCGCAGCAGCGCATTCATTGGGGGCTGCCCGACCCTGCGGCGGCCGGCCCATCAGAAGAGGAAAAGCGGCTGGCTTTCAAGGCGTGTTTCGACACACTGAAAAACCGGATACAGGTTCTAGCCGGGCAACCCCGTATCGATATCGATAATCTGGCCGCGCTCATGCAACAGCTGGCGCACGATCGCGTACCCACGGAGATCTGGTATTGA
- a CDS encoding methyltransferase domain-containing protein, translated as MHDVVQDYYGKQLQHTGDLKTDACCDTSQVPEWLKPLLVRIHPEVLARYYGCGLVCPPLLKGARVLDLGCGSGRDVYALAQLVGKNGEVIGVDMTEEQLAIAEKHRAWHRDAFGFDNGFDNGVDNIRFLHGYIEHLDELDLEAESFDVIVSNCVINLSPDKDAVLAGVQRLLKPGGEMYFSDVYADRRVPDAVRNDPVLYGECLGGALYWNDFLRLAQRHGFADPRLVEDRPLSVTEPKLAALTGNLRFFSATYRLYKLDGLESACEDYGQAVIYRGTIPEHPHRFVLDKHHDMETGRVFPVCGNTWRMLHDTRFHDHFDFIGDFSCHFGLFAGCGGGLPFDTAAVGGATSSCC; from the coding sequence ATGCATGATGTCGTGCAGGACTATTATGGCAAGCAGTTACAACACACCGGCGACCTGAAAACCGACGCCTGCTGCGACACGTCACAAGTGCCAGAATGGCTCAAGCCGCTGCTGGTGCGAATCCATCCCGAGGTGCTGGCACGCTACTATGGTTGCGGTCTGGTGTGCCCGCCCTTGCTCAAAGGCGCGCGGGTGCTGGATCTCGGCTGTGGCTCGGGACGGGACGTGTACGCGCTGGCACAACTGGTGGGTAAAAACGGCGAAGTGATCGGCGTCGACATGACCGAGGAGCAGTTGGCGATCGCTGAAAAACACCGCGCCTGGCACCGCGATGCCTTTGGCTTCGACAATGGCTTCGACAATGGCGTCGACAACATACGCTTCCTGCACGGCTACATCGAGCACCTCGACGAACTCGATCTCGAAGCCGAAAGCTTCGATGTCATCGTCTCCAACTGCGTCATCAATCTCTCCCCGGACAAGGACGCGGTGCTGGCCGGCGTGCAACGCCTGCTCAAACCCGGCGGCGAGATGTATTTTTCCGACGTCTACGCCGACCGACGCGTGCCCGATGCGGTGCGCAACGATCCGGTGCTGTACGGCGAATGCCTGGGCGGCGCGCTCTATTGGAACGATTTCTTGCGGTTGGCCCAGCGTCATGGCTTCGCCGACCCGCGCCTGGTGGAGGACCGCCCGCTGTCGGTCACCGAACCGAAACTCGCGGCGCTCACCGGCAACCTGCGTTTCTTCTCCGCCACCTACCGCCTGTATAAGCTCGACGGCCTGGAAAGTGCCTGCGAGGACTACGGTCAGGCGGTGATCTATCGCGGCACCATCCCCGAGCATCCGCACCGATTTGTGCTCGACAAACATCATGACATGGAGACCGGCCGCGTCTTCCCGGTGTGCGGCAACACCTGGCGCATGTTGCACGACACGCGCTTTCACGATCACTTCGACTTCATCGGCGATTTCAGCTGCCACTTCGGCCTGTTCGCGGGCTGCGGCGGCGGGCTGCCTTTTGACACCGCTGCGGTGGGCGGAGCAACGTCCTCATGCTGCTGA
- a CDS encoding DUF302 domain-containing protein → MKTFLIIVTLLFSLTAGAWAADGLVSVKSPHSVRQTMDRLESVVGAAGMKVFARVDHAAGAATIGKQLRPTQLLIFGNPKGGTPFMECAQTVGIDLPVKALVWQDEAGQVWLGYNDPAYIAKRHDVPACKVAAGMSKALAGFAEKAISKQE, encoded by the coding sequence ATGAAAACTTTCCTAATCATCGTGACACTACTGTTCTCTCTGACCGCTGGCGCCTGGGCCGCCGATGGCCTGGTGTCCGTCAAAAGTCCTCACTCTGTCAGGCAAACCATGGACCGGCTCGAGTCCGTGGTCGGCGCGGCGGGCATGAAGGTCTTCGCCCGCGTCGATCACGCGGCGGGTGCGGCCACAATCGGCAAACAGCTGCGGCCCACCCAACTGCTGATCTTCGGCAACCCCAAGGGCGGTACACCGTTCATGGAATGCGCGCAGACCGTGGGCATCGATCTGCCCGTCAAGGCGCTGGTCTGGCAGGACGAGGCTGGGCAGGTGTGGCTGGGCTACAACGATCCTGCCTACATCGCCAAACGCCATGATGTACCGGCCTGCAAGGTGGCGGCCGGCATGAGCAAGGCGCTGGCGGGATTCGCGGAAAAGGCGATTTCAAAACAGGAGTAA
- a CDS encoding DUF547 domain-containing protein, with amino-acid sequence MKRFLFTLLLLAQTITAQAAAFAHANWDALLKKHVVSIQNGQATQVDYDGMMKDRAQLKRYLSATSNVIRTTFDDWSKEEQLAFLINAYNAWTVELILSGYPNIESIKDLGSFFQSPWKKAFIPLLGETRSLDDIEHGLIRGSGRYNDPRIHFAVNCASIGCPALRPDAYLAEKLDQQLDEATRLFLSDRTRNRRENDTLYVSSIFKWYRADFEHGWRGAESLEQFLSLYSNPLSLDGTAQRLLLSGSMDVEFLAYNWRLNRTD; translated from the coding sequence ATGAAACGTTTTTTATTTACATTGCTGTTGCTGGCACAAACGATTACCGCACAGGCGGCGGCATTCGCCCACGCCAACTGGGATGCGCTGCTGAAAAAGCATGTGGTATCGATTCAAAATGGTCAGGCGACACAGGTCGATTACGACGGCATGATGAAAGACCGCGCACAACTCAAACGCTATCTCAGCGCCACCTCGAATGTCATTCGCACAACCTTTGATGATTGGAGCAAAGAGGAACAACTCGCCTTCCTCATCAACGCCTACAACGCCTGGACCGTGGAACTGATCCTGAGCGGCTATCCCAACATCGAATCGATCAAAGACCTGGGCTCGTTTTTTCAATCGCCGTGGAAAAAAGCCTTCATTCCCCTGCTCGGCGAAACCCGTTCGCTCGACGATATCGAACACGGGCTGATCCGCGGCTCGGGCCGCTATAACGATCCGCGCATCCACTTCGCCGTCAACTGCGCCAGCATCGGCTGCCCTGCGCTGCGGCCGGATGCCTACCTTGCCGAGAAACTCGATCAACAGCTCGATGAGGCGACGCGCCTGTTTCTTTCCGACCGGACACGCAACCGGCGGGAAAACGACACGCTTTATGTGTCGAGCATTTTCAAGTGGTACCGGGCGGACTTCGAACATGGCTGGCGCGGCGCCGAATCGCTGGAACAGTTTTTAAGCCTTTATTCCAACCCCCTCAGTCTTGATGGCACCGCCCAGCGGTTGCTGTTGTCGGGCAGCATGGACGTGGAGTTTTTGGCGTACAACTGGCGGCTCAACAGGACGGATTGA
- a CDS encoding FAD-dependent oxidoreductase, protein MKRTVLVFILAAIIVAFFAFDLDQWLTFEALKQSQARFDALYAESPWLVAGVFFAVYVIVTALSLPGAAIMTLAAGAFFGLVTGTVLVSFASSIGATLAFLVSRFLLRDAVQQRFGDKLKAINDGIAKDGAFYLFTLRLVPLFPFFLINLVMGLTPLRTATFYGVSQVGMLAGTLVYVNAGTQLAQLDSAAGILSPGLLLSFAMLGIFPLIAKSVVRRIQRRRVYARWRRPRKFDRNLVVIGAGAAGLVSAYIAAAVKAKVTLVEAHKMGGDCLNYGCVPSKALIKSAKLAQQMRDAEHYGLESGEPKFSFRKVMARVHEVIRAVEPHDSVERYTQLGVEVLQGYARVIDPWTVEIKLNGGGMQRLTTRGIVIAAGARPFVPPLPGIEETGYLTSDTLWEEFAKLDQAPKRLVVLGGGPIGCELAQSFARLGSQVTQIQRGPRIMPNEDAEVSVLAKEALEKSGVKVLTGHAAVRCERERERKFIIVKQGDMEQRIEFDALLCAVGRVARLQGYGLEELGIETECTVVTNEYLETLYPNILAAGDVAGPYQFTHTAAHQAWYAAVNGLFGDLKRFKADYSVIPWSTFIDPEVARVGLNEQEAKQKGVAYEVTRYGIDDLDRAIADGSAHGFVKVLTVPGKDKILGVTIVGEHAGDLLAEFVLAMRHGLGLNKILGTIHIYPTLAEANKYAAGEWKRAHAPQRVLAWLERYHAWKRG, encoded by the coding sequence ATGAAAAGAACGGTACTGGTATTCATACTGGCGGCGATCATAGTCGCCTTCTTCGCCTTCGATCTCGATCAGTGGCTCACCTTCGAGGCATTGAAACAGAGTCAGGCGCGCTTCGATGCCCTGTATGCCGAATCCCCCTGGTTGGTGGCGGGTGTTTTCTTTGCCGTCTATGTCATTGTCACCGCGCTGTCTTTGCCCGGCGCGGCAATCATGACCCTGGCGGCGGGCGCGTTCTTCGGGCTGGTCACCGGCACCGTGCTGGTGTCGTTCGCCTCCTCCATCGGCGCTACTCTCGCGTTTCTGGTTTCCCGCTTTTTGCTGCGCGACGCGGTGCAACAACGTTTTGGCGACAAGCTCAAGGCCATCAACGACGGCATCGCCAAAGACGGCGCTTTCTATCTTTTCACCCTGCGTCTGGTGCCGCTGTTCCCCTTCTTCCTGATCAATCTGGTGATGGGGCTGACACCGTTGCGCACTGCCACCTTTTACGGGGTCAGTCAGGTGGGGATGCTGGCGGGCACCCTGGTCTATGTGAATGCGGGGACACAGCTCGCGCAACTGGATAGTGCCGCCGGCATTCTCTCGCCGGGACTGCTGCTGTCGTTTGCCATGCTGGGGATATTCCCGCTGATCGCGAAAAGTGTGGTGCGCCGCATTCAACGCCGCCGGGTTTATGCGCGTTGGCGGCGCCCGAGGAAATTTGATCGCAACTTGGTCGTCATCGGCGCCGGCGCGGCGGGACTGGTCAGCGCCTACATCGCCGCCGCCGTGAAGGCCAAGGTGACCTTGGTGGAAGCACACAAGATGGGCGGCGATTGCCTGAACTACGGCTGCGTGCCGAGCAAGGCGCTGATCAAAAGCGCCAAGCTGGCGCAGCAGATGCGTGACGCCGAACACTACGGCCTGGAGAGTGGCGAACCGAAATTCAGTTTCCGCAAAGTGATGGCGCGCGTGCACGAGGTGATTCGCGCGGTGGAACCCCACGACAGCGTGGAGCGCTACACCCAACTGGGAGTAGAGGTTCTGCAAGGCTACGCGCGGGTAATCGATCCCTGGACCGTCGAGATCAAACTCAACGGCGGCGGCATGCAACGGCTCACTACCCGCGGCATCGTCATCGCCGCCGGGGCGCGCCCGTTTGTACCACCGCTGCCCGGTATCGAAGAGACCGGCTACCTCACCAGCGATACCCTGTGGGAGGAATTCGCCAAGCTGGATCAAGCGCCCAAACGCCTCGTGGTGCTAGGCGGTGGCCCCATCGGCTGCGAGTTGGCCCAAAGCTTCGCCCGCCTCGGCTCGCAGGTTACCCAGATCCAGCGCGGCCCGCGCATCATGCCCAACGAGGATGCAGAGGTTTCGGTGCTGGCGAAAGAAGCGCTTGAAAAGAGCGGCGTTAAAGTGCTGACCGGCCACGCGGCTGTACGTTGTGAAAGAGAACGCGAGCGCAAGTTCATCATCGTCAAACAAGGCGATATGGAACAACGCATCGAGTTCGACGCCCTGCTCTGCGCCGTCGGCCGTGTAGCACGCCTGCAAGGATATGGTCTTGAAGAGCTGGGTATCGAAACCGAATGTACCGTGGTCACCAATGAATACCTGGAGACCTTATATCCCAACATCCTCGCCGCCGGGGACGTGGCCGGGCCCTATCAGTTCACCCACACCGCCGCCCACCAGGCGTGGTACGCCGCGGTCAACGGGCTGTTCGGTGATCTGAAACGCTTCAAGGCGGACTACTCCGTCATCCCCTGGTCTACATTTATTGATCCCGAGGTGGCCCGCGTCGGCCTCAACGAACAGGAGGCAAAACAGAAAGGCGTGGCCTACGAAGTGACGCGCTACGGCATCGACGACCTTGATCGCGCCATCGCCGACGGTTCGGCCCACGGATTTGTGAAGGTCCTCACCGTGCCAGGCAAAGACAAAATCCTCGGCGTCACCATCGTCGGCGAACACGCGGGCGACCTACTGGCGGAATTCGTGCTGGCCATGAGACACGGCCTCGGCCTCAACAAAATTCTCGGCACCATCCACATCTACCCGACACTGGCCGAGGCCAACAAATACGCCGCCGGTGAATGGAAGCGCGCCCATGCGCCGCAACGGGTGCTGGCGTGGCTTGAACGCTATCACGCCTGGAAGCGGGGTTAG
- the arsS gene encoding arsenosugar biosynthesis radical SAM protein ArsS (Some members of this family are selenoproteins.): protein MRATLPLLQQTEFPALGRGTLETLQVNLGYRCNQSCLHCHVNAGPNRKEMMDYETLELIPEVLRARGINKLDLTGGAPELHEGFRTLVREVTAMGVRVIDRCNLTVLFEPGQDNLAAFLARHQVEVVASLPCYSVDNVDRQRGKGVFDKSIAALQQLNQLGYGHEGSGLTLNLVYNPQGPSLPPDQHNLEAAYKRELHEHFGIVFNRLFVLANMPIQRFGSMLISKGQFNDYMRLLKENYAAANLGEVMCRSLVSVDWRGYLYDCDFNQQLGLSMSELTHRNRPHLRDLLHADPAGHPIQVADHCYGCTAGQGSSCGGAL from the coding sequence ATGCGCGCGACCCTACCTTTACTGCAACAGACCGAATTCCCGGCCCTGGGCCGCGGCACCCTGGAAACCCTGCAAGTCAACCTGGGCTACCGTTGCAACCAAAGTTGCCTGCACTGCCATGTCAACGCCGGGCCCAACCGCAAGGAGATGATGGATTATGAAACGCTCGAACTCATTCCCGAGGTATTGAGGGCGCGCGGGATCAACAAACTTGATCTCACCGGCGGCGCGCCGGAACTGCACGAGGGGTTCCGCACACTGGTGCGTGAAGTGACGGCGATGGGCGTGCGGGTGATCGACCGCTGCAACCTCACGGTCCTCTTCGAGCCGGGGCAGGATAATCTGGCGGCGTTTCTGGCGCGGCACCAGGTGGAAGTGGTCGCCTCACTGCCCTGCTATTCTGTAGACAATGTGGACCGGCAACGCGGCAAGGGGGTGTTCGACAAAAGCATCGCCGCGCTGCAACAACTCAACCAACTGGGCTACGGACATGAAGGCTCCGGCCTGACACTCAACCTGGTCTACAACCCGCAAGGCCCATCGCTGCCGCCGGACCAGCACAACCTGGAGGCGGCCTACAAACGCGAACTACACGAGCACTTCGGCATCGTGTTCAACCGCCTCTTCGTCCTGGCCAATATGCCGATCCAGCGTTTCGGCTCCATGCTGATCTCTAAAGGGCAGTTCAACGACTACATGCGCCTGCTGAAGGAGAACTATGCGGCGGCCAATCTTGGCGAGGTGATGTGCCGCAGTCTGGTGAGCGTCGATTGGCGCGGCTATCTCTACGACTGTGACTTCAACCAACAGCTTGGCTTGTCCATGTCCGAATTAACACATCGGAACCGGCCGCACCTGCGCGATCTGTTGCACGCCGATCCGGCTGGTCACCCGATCCAGGTAGCCGACCACTGCTACGGCTGCACCGCCGGGCAAGGCAGCAGTTGTGGCGGCGCGTTGTAA
- a CDS encoding DUF3179 domain-containing protein → MNPLITTLFALALLPVQAASGQTLNGFDLSNASVPVEEILSGGPLRDGIPAIDRPRFVAAREAGFLKDDDRVLGLVLSGIARAYPIRILNWHEIVNDRFDGEAVVISFCPLCGTGTAFRPGQGKAKTFGVSGLLYNSDLLLYDRETESLWSQILAKAVSGTLHGERLQLLPLEHTTWRDWRERYPGTLVLSTDTGHRRDYNRSPYAGYETSGGLYFPVTRIDPRYHPKEQVIGIEIGGRFKAYPFGELARTTGEVIDEINGTKVIIRFDKTHRSAQAFDADNKMIPGITGFWFAWMAFHPDSEVFIAE, encoded by the coding sequence ATGAATCCTCTGATCACAACCCTTTTCGCCCTCGCGCTGCTGCCGGTGCAGGCAGCATCGGGGCAAACCCTAAACGGTTTCGACTTGTCCAACGCCTCGGTGCCAGTGGAGGAAATACTCAGCGGCGGCCCGCTGCGCGACGGCATCCCGGCCATCGACCGGCCGAGGTTCGTCGCGGCGCGCGAGGCCGGTTTTTTGAAAGACGATGACCGCGTCCTCGGGCTGGTTCTCAGCGGCATCGCCAGGGCCTACCCTATCCGCATCCTCAACTGGCACGAGATCGTCAACGACCGTTTCGACGGCGAGGCGGTGGTGATCAGTTTCTGCCCCCTGTGCGGTACCGGCACGGCTTTCCGACCTGGGCAGGGCAAGGCCAAAACCTTCGGCGTCTCCGGGTTGCTCTACAACAGCGACCTGCTGCTCTACGATCGCGAAACCGAATCCCTCTGGTCGCAGATTCTCGCCAAGGCGGTGTCCGGCACGCTGCACGGCGAGCGGCTGCAACTATTGCCCCTTGAACACACCACATGGCGCGACTGGCGCGAGCGTTATCCCGGCACCCTCGTGCTGAGCACCGACACCGGCCATCGCCGCGATTACAACCGCTCGCCCTATGCAGGCTACGAAACCTCCGGGGGCCTGTACTTTCCCGTCACCCGTATCGACCCGCGCTATCATCCCAAGGAACAGGTCATCGGCATCGAGATCGGCGGCCGCTTCAAGGCCTATCCCTTCGGCGAGTTAGCGCGCACCACCGGCGAGGTCATCGACGAGATCAACGGCACAAAGGTCATTATTCGCTTCGACAAGACACACCGCTCGGCGCAAGCCTTTGACGCGGATAACAAGATGATCCCCGGCATCACCGGCTTCTGGTTCGCCTGGATGGCGTTTCATCCTGACTCGGAAGTATTTATCGCTGAGTGA
- a CDS encoding zf-HC2 domain-containing protein codes for MMTCKQAATMLSLSLDGRLAPSRRLMLRLHLLCCAKCRRHSRQLQFFRTAARRFGQDAGRAGCDKRRGRESM; via the coding sequence ATGATGACTTGCAAACAGGCCGCCACGATGCTTTCTCTTTCCCTGGACGGACGGCTCGCCCCGAGCCGGCGCCTGATGTTGCGCCTGCACCTGCTGTGTTGCGCCAAGTGTCGCCGCCACTCGCGGCAGCTCCAGTTTTTCAGGACCGCCGCCCGCCGGTTTGGGCAGGATGCCGGGCGGGCAGGTTGTGACAAACGGCGCGGTCGGGAGTCAATGTAA
- the tal gene encoding transaldolase — protein MNPLKQLPQHGLSVWLDYIDRHLLAGGGLARLISEDDVRGVTSNPAIFEKAIGGDPDYRDDLDALRRQDLASNEMLERLVLPDICAAADALQGVYAATDRRDGYVSLEVPPALAHDTEATVAEGRRLWQAVARDNLMIKVPATEAGLPAITQLIADGINVNVTLLFSRDMHTRVMDAYLDGLERRAAAGLPLDGITGVASFFVSRIDTEVDERLGQRLQFAQAPDEREFIRSLMGKAAIANARLAYRQWKTQFASPRWQALSQRGAQSQRLLWASTGVKNPAYRDVLYIEELIGADTVNTVPPATLDAFRDHGRVRPSLEEGADEAEAVLEALVNLGISLDEVTARLLDDGVSLFAQAHDKLLGRLARLEKN, from the coding sequence ATGAACCCACTGAAACAACTGCCGCAACACGGCCTGTCCGTCTGGCTGGATTACATCGACCGTCATCTGCTGGCTGGCGGCGGCCTCGCCCGGTTGATTAGCGAGGACGATGTGCGCGGCGTGACCTCCAACCCGGCCATCTTCGAAAAGGCCATCGGCGGCGATCCCGACTACCGCGACGACCTCGACGCCCTGCGCCGCCAGGACCTGGCGTCCAACGAGATGCTGGAACGCCTGGTGCTGCCCGATATTTGCGCCGCGGCGGATGCGTTGCAGGGCGTTTATGCGGCGACGGACCGGCGCGACGGTTATGTCTCCCTGGAAGTGCCGCCTGCTCTGGCCCACGACACCGAGGCCACCGTGGCCGAAGGGCGCCGTTTGTGGCAGGCCGTGGCCCGCGACAACCTGATGATCAAGGTTCCCGCCACCGAGGCCGGCCTGCCCGCCATCACCCAACTCATCGCCGACGGCATCAACGTCAACGTCACCCTGCTGTTTTCCCGGGACATGCACACGCGGGTGATGGACGCCTATCTGGATGGGTTGGAACGGCGCGCGGCCGCCGGTCTGCCGCTGGACGGCATCACCGGCGTGGCCAGTTTTTTCGTCAGCCGTATCGACACCGAAGTGGACGAGCGCCTCGGGCAGCGCCTGCAGTTCGCGCAAGCGCCGGACGAACGCGAGTTCATCCGCTCGCTCATGGGCAAGGCGGCCATCGCCAACGCCCGGCTGGCCTATCGCCAATGGAAGACGCAGTTCGCGTCGCCGCGCTGGCAGGCGCTGTCCCAACGGGGCGCGCAATCCCAGCGCCTGCTGTGGGCGAGCACCGGCGTGAAAAACCCCGCTTACCGCGATGTGCTGTATATCGAGGAACTCATCGGAGCGGACACGGTGAACACGGTGCCGCCGGCCACTCTGGACGCCTTCCGCGACCACGGCCGCGTGCGCCCGAGTCTGGAAGAGGGCGCCGACGAGGCGGAGGCCGTCCTTGAAGCGCTGGTCAACCTGGGGATCTCCCTGGATGAGGTCACGGCCCGTTTGCTGGATGACGGGGTAAGCCTGTTCGCGCAGGCCCATGACAAATTGTTGGGCCGCCTGGCGCGCCTGGAAAAAAACTGA